In the genome of Crassostrea angulata isolate pt1a10 unplaced genomic scaffold, ASM2561291v2 HiC_scaffold_29, whole genome shotgun sequence, one region contains:
- the LOC128168657 gene encoding uncharacterized protein LOC128168657, with protein MLNYVNEGNDILNAKQMKLALESHGGIRNTYISVVDLLAEPQTPVLSGQLKSFQISQHNNFIFQNDGMMAYKAYGLRGKLISAEDMTRISEKLLLKDENLVFSGVKQPDPKPTTIQGVKQQDHFPCIDPDCIKVFRKENQLVQHLSVGQHVYDEQQLDTLEDRSKRLWSAQCSELRLNQQILSSVPVVFEQPTYFCESHGYALKRRKKTSRFSGKVRNYLTALFRNGEETGKKPSPHTASRQMRSETDGEGNRVFSPDEWLSPQQIRSFFGNLCLKKQKVSNIVKGEESAENDEDLQNVISDLVAVERSQVLSSIVSELTLG; from the exons ATGCTGAACTATGTGAATGAAGGTAATGACATCCTCAATGCTAAACAGATGAAGTTGGCACTTGAAAGTCATGGTGGCATCAGGAACACCTACATCTCAGTAGTAGATCTCTTAGCTGAACCCCAAACACCAGTGCTTTCTGGACAGCTCAAATCCTTCCAGATATCACAGcataacaatttcatttttcaaaatgatggaATGATGGCATATAAAGCATATGGCCTTAGAGGAAAGCTTATTTCAGCAGAAGATATGACTAGAATTTCAGAAAAGTTGCTATTGAAAGATGAGAACTTG GTCTTCTCTGGAGTGAAACAGCCAGACCCAAAGCCAACTACCATTCAAGGAGTTAAACAACAGGACCATTTTCCTTGCATTGATCCAGACTGCATCAAAGTATTTAGGAAAGAGAACCAACTTGTCCAACACCTTTCTGTCGGTCAGCATGTCTATGATGAACAGCAGTTGGACACCCTTGAGGACAGGAGTAAAAGGCTTTGGTCAGCACAGTGCAGTGAACTTCGACTTAATCAACAAATTCTCTCATCTGTCCCAGTGGTTTTTGAACAACCAACATATTTCTGTGAAAGCCATGGCTACGCTCTAAAACGAAGAAAAAAGACATCCCGCTTTTCTGGAAAGGTGAGAAATTACCTCACTGCCTTGTTCAGAAATGGAGAAGAGACGGGGAAAAAACCAAGTCCACACACAGCTTCTAGACAAATGCGATCTGAAACAGATGGAGAGGGAAACAGAGTGTTTTCTCCAGATGAATGGCTCTCTCCTCAACAGATTAGAAGCTTCTTTGGAAACTTATGTTTGAAAAAGCAGAAAGTATCCAACATAGTGAAAGGCGAGGAAAGTGCAGAAAATGATGAAGATCTTCAAAATGTAATCAGTGATCTTGTTGCCGTTGAACGTAGCCAAGTATTATCCAGTATTGTCTCTGAACTGACACTTGGTTAA